A single region of the Duganella sp. BuS-21 genome encodes:
- the phaR gene encoding polyhydroxyalkanoate synthesis repressor PhaR, translated as MSSAKKNAERLIKKYPNRRLYDTQTSSYITLTDVKQLVLDNEEFTVVDAKTSEDLSRSILLQIILEEEASGAPMFSSDVLAQIIRFYGHAMQGMMGSYLEKNVQAFTDIQRKFTSTAVGGQPFSPEMWTQFMNVQGPMMQGMMNNYIDQSKSLFVQMQEQMQSQSKNLFGTFPFVPVPPTPTDKK; from the coding sequence ATGAGTAGTGCGAAAAAAAATGCAGAGCGCCTGATTAAGAAATACCCCAACCGCCGTCTGTACGATACGCAGACCAGCTCCTACATTACGTTGACCGACGTGAAACAGCTGGTACTGGATAACGAGGAATTCACCGTTGTCGACGCCAAGACCAGTGAAGACCTGAGCCGCAGCATCCTGCTGCAGATCATCCTGGAAGAAGAGGCGAGCGGTGCGCCCATGTTCTCCAGCGACGTGCTGGCCCAGATCATCCGTTTCTACGGCCACGCGATGCAGGGCATGATGGGTTCTTACCTGGAGAAGAACGTCCAGGCCTTCACCGATATCCAGCGCAAATTCACCAGCACCGCCGTCGGCGGCCAGCCGTTCAGCCCTGAAATGTGGACCCAGTTCATGAACGTCCAGGGGCCGATGATGCAGGGCATGATGAACAACTACATCGACCAGAGCAAGAGCCTGTTTGTGCAGATGCAGGAACAGATGCAAAGCCAGAGCAAAAACCTGTTCGGCACCTTCCCGTTCGTCCCGGTCCCACCGACCCCGACCGACAAGAAATAA
- a CDS encoding GH1 family beta-glucosidase codes for MGSVAHEETFSPPADSVLWRKDFLMGAATAAYQIEGAIEEDGRLPSIWDTFSATPGKTLAGDTGETACDHYHRWEQDVELLASLNVGAYRLSISWPRVMTIDGQPNEKGIAFYRKLLIALRAKGLKTYVTLYHWDLPQHLEDKGGWVNRDTAYKFAEYADMISRQLAGLVDAWATLNEPWCSAMHGYGTGHHAPGKQDVVFGTQAMHHLLLGHGLAVQHLRANDRAAQVGIVANVGRGTSTDDSAAGQRAAWLFELQHNNWILDPLLKKSYPAALWELWPGAEPTILNGDMEIIGAPLDFLGINYYFRTNVVSDGKHGYTEVDLEGVERTQMGWEVYPDGLRHLLVGFHRDYANLPPIYITENGMATDDVVIEGEVNDFQRISFLNRHLEAVNQAVKAGVDVRGYFIWSLMDNFEWAFGYERRFGIIHVDYATQKRTLKRSAKLVTQFLAERADRN; via the coding sequence GTGGGTTCTGTCGCACATGAAGAGACGTTTTCGCCGCCGGCCGATTCGGTGCTGTGGCGCAAGGATTTCCTGATGGGCGCGGCCACCGCCGCCTATCAGATTGAAGGCGCGATCGAGGAAGACGGCCGCCTGCCGTCGATCTGGGACACCTTCTCCGCCACCCCGGGCAAGACCCTGGCCGGCGACACCGGCGAAACCGCCTGCGACCACTATCACCGATGGGAACAGGACGTCGAGCTGCTGGCCAGCCTGAACGTCGGCGCCTACCGCCTGTCGATCTCCTGGCCGCGCGTGATGACCATCGACGGCCAGCCGAACGAGAAGGGCATCGCCTTTTATCGCAAGCTGTTGATTGCACTGCGTGCCAAGGGCCTGAAGACCTACGTCACCTTGTACCACTGGGATCTGCCGCAGCACCTGGAAGACAAGGGCGGCTGGGTCAATCGCGACACCGCCTACAAGTTCGCCGAATACGCCGACATGATCAGCAGGCAGCTGGCCGGCCTGGTCGACGCCTGGGCCACGCTGAACGAGCCTTGGTGCTCGGCCATGCACGGCTACGGCACCGGCCACCACGCGCCGGGCAAGCAGGACGTGGTGTTCGGCACCCAGGCCATGCACCATCTGCTGCTCGGTCACGGCCTGGCGGTGCAGCACCTGCGCGCCAACGATCGGGCCGCGCAAGTGGGCATCGTTGCCAACGTGGGACGCGGCACCAGCACCGACGACAGCGCCGCCGGCCAGCGTGCCGCCTGGCTGTTCGAGCTGCAGCACAATAACTGGATCCTCGATCCGCTGCTGAAGAAATCCTACCCGGCCGCGCTGTGGGAACTGTGGCCGGGCGCCGAGCCGACCATCCTGAACGGCGACATGGAGATCATCGGCGCGCCGCTGGACTTCCTGGGCATTAATTACTACTTCCGCACCAACGTGGTCAGCGACGGCAAGCATGGCTACACCGAAGTCGATCTGGAAGGCGTGGAGCGCACCCAAATGGGCTGGGAAGTGTACCCGGACGGCCTGCGCCACCTGCTGGTCGGCTTCCACCGCGACTACGCGAACCTGCCGCCGATCTACATCACCGAAAACGGCATGGCCACCGACGACGTGGTGATCGAGGGCGAGGTCAATGACTTCCAGCGCATCTCCTTCCTGAACCGCCACCTTGAAGCGGTGAACCAGGCGGTGAAGGCTGGCGTCGACGTGCGCGGCTACTTTATCTGGTCGCTGATGGACAATTTCGAATGGGCCTTTGGTTATGAGCGCCGATTCGGTATCATCCATGTCGATTACGCCACACAGAAGCGTACGCTCAAACGCAGCGCCAAACTGGTGACCCAATTTTTGGCGGAGCGCGCCGACCGGAATTAA
- a CDS encoding ABC transporter substrate-binding protein — MYKASKLGGAVALALAVSAFGTVRAAHAQAPLKATVIHWWTSGGESAAVKQFADAYNKAGGQWIDQAVAGADQSRATTINRIVGGNAPTAAQFNTSKQFRDFVEQGLLNNVDDVAIANKWDQIMPPSILQAIKINGHFYAAPVNIHMPAWFFYSKAAYKKAGITNEPQSWEEFLAQLAKLKAAGVVPLAFGGQVWQEKITFDAIFAMVGGADLYLKVYRDRDQKAVMSPAFKQVLVEFKKLKGFVDAGSPGRNWNDATALVVQGKAGVQIMGDWAKGEFAAAKQVAGKDYGCYPGFGPKSPYIVAGDAFVFPKTNDANAVKAQKLLANVVTSPAAQVAFAARKGAIPIRGDVDESQLDICARQGLAIMKDKSRQLPNTEMLATPDTTGALQDVLTSYWNKNQSADDAQKAFARAIKGE, encoded by the coding sequence ATGTACAAGGCCTCAAAACTGGGCGGCGCCGTTGCGCTTGCCCTGGCAGTCAGCGCATTCGGCACGGTCCGCGCGGCACACGCGCAAGCACCGCTGAAAGCGACCGTGATTCACTGGTGGACCTCGGGCGGTGAGTCGGCCGCAGTCAAGCAGTTCGCAGACGCCTACAACAAGGCCGGCGGCCAATGGATCGACCAGGCCGTGGCCGGCGCCGACCAGTCGCGCGCCACCACCATCAACCGCATCGTCGGCGGCAATGCGCCGACCGCCGCGCAATTCAATACCTCCAAGCAGTTCCGCGATTTCGTGGAGCAGGGCTTGCTGAACAACGTCGACGACGTCGCCATCGCCAACAAGTGGGACCAGATCATGCCGCCGTCGATACTGCAGGCGATCAAGATCAACGGCCATTTCTACGCCGCGCCGGTCAACATCCATATGCCGGCCTGGTTCTTCTACTCCAAGGCCGCTTACAAAAAAGCCGGCATCACCAATGAGCCGCAATCGTGGGAGGAATTCCTGGCGCAGCTGGCCAAGCTGAAAGCGGCCGGTGTAGTGCCGCTGGCCTTCGGCGGCCAGGTATGGCAGGAGAAGATCACCTTCGACGCCATCTTCGCCATGGTGGGCGGCGCGGACCTGTACCTGAAAGTCTACCGCGACCGCGACCAGAAGGCCGTGATGTCGCCGGCCTTCAAGCAGGTGCTGGTCGAATTCAAGAAGCTGAAGGGCTTCGTCGACGCCGGCTCGCCGGGCCGCAACTGGAACGACGCCACCGCGCTCGTAGTGCAGGGCAAGGCCGGCGTGCAGATCATGGGCGACTGGGCCAAGGGCGAATTCGCCGCCGCCAAACAGGTCGCGGGCAAGGACTACGGCTGCTATCCGGGCTTCGGTCCGAAGTCGCCGTACATCGTGGCCGGCGACGCCTTCGTGTTCCCGAAAACCAACGACGCCAATGCCGTCAAGGCGCAGAAGCTGCTGGCCAATGTGGTCACGTCGCCGGCGGCGCAGGTAGCTTTCGCTGCGCGCAAGGGCGCGATCCCGATCCGTGGCGACGTCGATGAATCGCAACTGGACATCTGCGCGCGTCAGGGCCTGGCCATCATGAAGGACAAGTCGCGCCAGCTGCCCAACACCGAGATGCTGGCCACACCGGACACCACCGGCGCGCTGCAGGACGTGCTGACCAGCTATTGGAACAAGAACCAGTCTGCGGACGATGCGCAGAAAGCGTTCGCCCGCGCCATCAAGGGCGAATAA